Part of the Wolbachia endosymbiont (group B) of Eucosma cana genome, GAGTTGATCCCAGCATGTGTTGCAGTTTTTTGTCATCCAGAAGATGCACGATATGCCCATCTGATTGGAAAAATAGCCGTAGTGCCAATTACAGAGGCAAAAGTTCCAATAATAGCTGATGATAAGGTCAAAATAGATAAAGGCACTGGGCTTGTTATGTGCTGTACATTCGGTGATGAGCTCGACATATATTGGCAGCAAAAGCATGGTCTGCCGATGAAAATTATTATCGATCAGGATGGTAGGATAAGTCTAGATTCAGTGTATGGTAATAATAGATCCCAGTGTCAAGGCACTGGGATGACAAAGGGGAGTGACATTCCAGTGCTTGACACTGGAATCCAGCCATTAGAGGAGACACACGCCCCAGCGCGTGACGCTGGAATCTACGATGAAATAAATGGCCTAAAGGTTAAAGAAGCAAGAAAGAGAATTATTGAAATCCTAACTGAAAAGGGCCTTTTGATAGAAAGTACTAACATTTCTCATTCCGTAAAGTGTGCAGAAAGATCTGGTGCATCACTTGAAATATTACCAACTTATCAATGGTTTATCAAGACTTTAGAGCAAAAAGCTCAAGTGTTAGATAAAGTAAAAAAGTGTAGTTGGCATCCAAAGTCTATGCGTAAACGCATGGAGGTATGGATAGAAGGGCTAAATTGGGATTGGTGCATTTCAAGACAGCGTTATTTTGGTGTGCCATTTCCGGTGTGGTATTCAAAACGTAAAGGGGAAGAGGGTAAAATCATTCTAGCTGAAATAAAGGATTTACCTGTAGATCCACTCAAAGATTTGCCGAAAGGGTATAGTAAGGAAGAGGTTAACCCAGACCAAGATGTAATGGATACGTGGGCCACAAGTGCGATCACTCCTCAACTAAGTGCACTGGCAGTAAACAGTGAGCTCGGTTTACCAAGCCATCGGTATGATAAGATATTTCCTGCAGATCTGCGCAGCCAAAGCCATGAGATAATAAGAACTTGGGCTTTTTATACGATTTTGAAGGCACATTATCATGCAGATTCACTGCCGTGGAAAAATATCATGATTAGTGGTTGGTGTTTGGCTGATGATAAAAAAAAGATGAGTAAATCAAAAGGTAATATCATCACTCCTCATGTAATGCTTGAAACCTATGGAGCTGACGTAGTACGCTATTGGGCAGCAAACTCAAGACTTGGAGTTGACACAGTCTACTCTGAAAATATCTTCAAAATTGGCAAACGACTTGTTACGAAACTTTGGAATGCTAGCAAATTTGTTTCCATGTTTATGGAAAAACATCAAGCATTGAGCATAAATTCCATCAGTGAGACGATGGATAAGTGGATATTGTCCAAATTATATAAAGTGATAGAAAAAACGACGAACAACCTATTACAGTTTGAATACTGCGAAGCTTTGAGCGCAATAGAAGAATTTTTTTGGAAAGATTTTTGTGATAATTACTTAGAGTTAGTTAAAAAACGTGCATATGGAGATGCATTGGACAACGAGGCAAACATGAGTGCAAAACAGAGTTTGGCATATGTACTCAATATTATTTTGAGGTTATTTGCACCATTTTTGCCATACATTACAGAGGAAATATATCATCAGTTGTATAGTTATAACTCCGTTCACAATAAAAGTAATTGGCCTAACAAGGAAGAACTTATCTATGATAAGTATTCTGAGGAAATGGGAGATAATTTCGTGCAGATATTAAACCTTGTGAGAAAAATAAAAGCAGATAATAACGTATCAGTTAAGCATCTTATACAAAAGTTGATGATAAAAGCGAGTGTAAAAGAGGATGAGT contains:
- a CDS encoding valine--tRNA ligase — protein: MLEEKYSFREVENKYNVLWEGSKVYKWSSEKGNTFTIDTPPPTISGKLHIGHIFSYCHTDFIARFQRMLGKDVFYPIGFDDNGLPTERLVEQTYKTRAKEVGREKFIEMCHEVIEKSKQEFKELFKSVGISYDWDLEYHTISKEAVALSQMSFIDLYNKEYAYRKMQPIFWDPVDKTAIAQAEIEDKVFESFLNKIVFSTEENEQIKIATTRPELIPACVAVFCHPEDARYAHLIGKIAVVPITEAKVPIIADDKVKIDKGTGLVMCCTFGDELDIYWQQKHGLPMKIIIDQDGRISLDSVYGNNRSQCQGTGMTKGSDIPVLDTGIQPLEETHAPARDAGIYDEINGLKVKEARKRIIEILTEKGLLIESTNISHSVKCAERSGASLEILPTYQWFIKTLEQKAQVLDKVKKCSWHPKSMRKRMEVWIEGLNWDWCISRQRYFGVPFPVWYSKRKGEEGKIILAEIKDLPVDPLKDLPKGYSKEEVNPDQDVMDTWATSAITPQLSALAVNSELGLPSHRYDKIFPADLRSQSHEIIRTWAFYTILKAHYHADSLPWKNIMISGWCLADDKKKMSKSKGNIITPHVMLETYGADVVRYWAANSRLGVDTVYSENIFKIGKRLVTKLWNASKFVSMFMEKHQALSINSISETMDKWILSKLYKVIEKTTNNLLQFEYCEALSAIEEFFWKDFCDNYLELVKKRAYGDALDNEANMSAKQSLAYVLNIILRLFAPFLPYITEEIYHQLYSYNSVHNKSNWPNKEELIYDKYSEEMGDNFVQILNLVRKIKADNNVSVKHLIQKLMIKASVKEDELNYSAQHDLQSVCNAEVIEWVESTEAELITENGKFTVSLLIDVT